The sequence GCAAGACCGGTACGGTCTCGACGTCAACCTTCTGCTGCTGTGCTGCTGGCTCGGATCCATGGGCGTCGCTCTGGATCGCGGAGATGCCCGACGCGCGATCGAACTTGCCGGTGAGTGGACCGGACCGGTCATTGCGCCTCTGAGAGCCATCCGGCGCCACCTGAAACCGCTCGCGGCAGACCCGGGGCTCACCGCGTTCCGCCAACAGGTCGCCGCACTGGAACTGACCGCGGAACAGATCCAGCAGGCGCGGCTTCACACGGCGTTCGAAGGACTTTCCGGGAGCGGAGACGATCCGGTCCACGCGGCGGCCGGCAATCTGCGGCATTACCTTTCCCTCGCGGCAACGGGCCCCGGCGACGGGATTCAAGACAGTCTTTTGAAACTCGTCCGCACCGCCTTTCCCGACGCGGCGGAAGCGGATATCGTTTCCGCTCTCGCCGTTCCGGCATCCGACCAGACCAGATAGGGAACCAGCTCATGCGCGACGGCGCCCATGTCACGCTCCGCTTCGAAAAACCCGACGGCGGAATGCTCGCCGTCAGCGTCTCGGACCTGGTTGTCGGCGGCTGGAGCGGCCGGGACACCGAAGCCCTGCAGCATCATATCGACGAGTTGAAGGCGATCGGCGTCGCACCGCCGAGCCAGACGCCGCTTTTCTACCGGAACGCGGTCAATATTCTGATGCAGGACGATGCGATCCAGGTGGTCGGAACCGAGACCTCGGGAGAGGTCGAGGCGGTCCTCATCGCCAGCGACGAAGGGCTTTGGGTGACCGTCGGCTCCGACCATACCGACCGCGCCGCCGAGGCCTATTCCGTCGCCGCCTCGAAACAGATGTGCCCGAAGGTGCTGGCCCGCGAAGCCTGGCCGCTGGCGGACCTGCTGGACCATTGGGATCAGATCCGGCTGCGCTCCCGTGTCGTGATCGATGGCGAGGAAATGCTCTACCAGGACGGAACCCTCGGCGCGATCCACCGGCCGGAGACCATGATGGAGAAATACGCGAAGGGCGATCTCGCACCCGGCACCGTCATGCTGCTCGGGACCTTCGCCGCGATCGGCGGCATTCGCCCGGCGGACCGCTTTTCGATGGAGATCGAGGATCCGGTGCGCGGAGCCAGGATCTCTCATGCCTACGACATTCATACCCTTCCAAATGTGAGTTGAGACCATGTTCGCCCCGCTCAAAGACCTCGCCGCCGACCTCTCCACCGGCAAGACGACCTCCGAGAAACTGACCGAAGAAGCGCTGGCCCGGATCGAGGATCCAAAAGGCGAAGGGTCCCGCACCTTCACCAATGTCTTCGCCGAAGGGGCGCGGGCGGAAGCGAAAGCGAGCGATGCCCTGCGCGCGGCCGGGATCGTCCCCTCGCCGCTCGCCGGTATTCCGATTTCC is a genomic window of Nisaea sediminum containing:
- a CDS encoding TIGR02444 family protein, whose translation is MRALDNPFWTYSLTTYARDGAAAACLDLQDRYGLDVNLLLLCCWLGSMGVALDRGDARRAIELAGEWTGPVIAPLRAIRRHLKPLAADPGLTAFRQQVAALELTAEQIQQARLHTAFEGLSGSGDDPVHAAAGNLRHYLSLAATGPGDGIQDSLLKLVRTAFPDAAEADIVSALAVPASDQTR
- a CDS encoding DUF2848 domain-containing protein, whose product is MRDGAHVTLRFEKPDGGMLAVSVSDLVVGGWSGRDTEALQHHIDELKAIGVAPPSQTPLFYRNAVNILMQDDAIQVVGTETSGEVEAVLIASDEGLWVTVGSDHTDRAAEAYSVAASKQMCPKVLAREAWPLADLLDHWDQIRLRSRVVIDGEEMLYQDGTLGAIHRPETMMEKYAKGDLAPGTVMLLGTFAAIGGIRPADRFSMEIEDPVRGARISHAYDIHTLPNVS